CTGAATTTACTTAAGACTGAGCTGAGCTGACAAAACTTGAACCGTACTCGGGGGCTGTTGGACAGAAACTGCGGGCCAAACTCGTAAACACTCGCTTTTCGTTTTGAATTGGCGGCTTTTTGAATGGAAAGCTTTTGCGTTGGAGTCTTAACAGAGACTAGGGGACTTAACATAAGCTAGCTCTGTTAAAGGTTCTTGGAGGAGGTTGGTGggaaatattaagaaataaaataaagatccTAAATCTATAAGGGTTTTAActaaagaatattttaaatagtaCATTATTattagatattttttaaaaattaattcaaatgaagtacttttttttatttatttttgattaaagACCATATCTTCATAAAAGGTGCCTTGCATCCTTAAGATCCATACTTACCATACCATACTTCCTTCTTTAAAACCTTAAAACCAAACCATTCTTTATATACCATTTCTTATACAATTTCCCATCCATTTATATGCATTTCAATCTGTTTAGATTGAAACAGACTTTTTTTTGGGTCATTTACATTTTAAGAAAGTCATATCTAGGGGAAGGTCGCCAAACATAGACATTGCCCCCAGACTCCTGCCCACAGTTCAATTGTATATCTTAATGGCTCATTGGGTATCGGTAATTCGATTGGGCTTGTGCTCATCGGGGAGGCCTATTTATGGCACTGCTCACAACAAACAATGCCGCTTGACTGTGGTTATGTAATGCGAGATTATTACGATCTTGCCTCCGGCAGATCTATCTCCGCCAGCCCCCTGGCAGCCAACCAATGCGGTGGCATACAGACAACCTTCACCCACACACGTGACTAATGGAGCATGGGCAGCCTCTTTTTTTGCACTAttattttgagttttttttttgcatttgctcCGCTTTATAATTTAGGCTTTACAatctaacaaaatatatagACCCATGCACAATGAATGAAATGAAACACATTATTAAATatgatttatttgtttattatttcgCTGTACCCTAAGAGTAGGCTAAGttagcaaaataaaaaaatataaaagctttaaaattagtaatataaaaaatataagaaattgTTTAAACTCTACTGCatatttttaggaaaataaaaattccacaATTCACTATCGTTGTGATGGCTTTGAGAAACCTCAACGCTCCTGAAAGCAAAGCTGTGATATGAATATAAAAGCTACATGTCACCGCCACTTTAAGGAGTGTCGCAGTTTCCAAAAATCTAgttctttttcaaaaacccaaaactatttaaaaaactgCATGGAGTCTGCATATAGTATTTtaggttttgtttattagcaATATCACGTTGATGGATTTGGTTTCGACTTGTTTTCAAGGGAATGGGTTTCATGGCAATAAACGTATAATTCATATGTTTATCGtatatgtttatgtatatttttaaatatatagttCTATATGCATAGGCGCAATAAATCAACTAAGCGGCATATTTATGTATTAATAGTGTAATTTGTAGATTGCATATGTTGACCTTAGTCCTTAGATAGTGGCTACAGCAAGGATATTGCGGTTTGGCAGAGAAATCGCGGCTGCACCGCCCAGCAAGAGGAATCATCATAGAATAGACATCTTGGATCGGCTAAtactacatatttatatatagagTCTTACTGGCTACCACACTATACTGTATGCACCACCACACATATAAACGTATACAAACCTAAGCATATTCTCTCATATTTTTTTCGTGTATAGTTCGTATCTCGTATCAAAATGCTGTATCAAAGTTGTAAAAATGCGCTATTGGTGTTACGGCTTCTTGATTTGGTGTTTGATTCGGTTTCCATTGTGATTCAGTTACTATCTTGTATAGTCTGGCTATAAGTCTATGTGAGTTGCTTCTATTTTGGTTCTTTCCTCAATATGCTCTGATCGTGGCTCGAAAATGCATGAAACCGAGTTCTCTGTGCTTGCAGTCTTGGaattttcgcaaaaaaaaaaattctaacaAAACTTAGtgataaatgaaataaaaaataattaaatgtttatcgtacattttatttgattttttgtttgtttttgtttgttgttttctcTGTTTTTTAATCTTACATGCAAATggtaaaattaattaagtaaaACTCTTCATAAAAATAGGGTAAAATATATGCATATCGATGTCgataaaaaaaacgaaaaaattcaattaaaatataaagcaTATGGTATAAATGTCTCATACgtaatatatattgtatattttaaatcGTACTCGTTTCATACTTTGAGCGTGGGAGAAGTCATCGCAagatcaaaaaattaaatacaaattataaaGAATCGTCTGCaagaattaaacaataaatCACAAAACTTAGGCTAAGCACGTAAAAATCTAGTCTAAAAATTGTTGGTGTTCTTCAAACATCTAACTTCGGTTCCTTTTAAATCATCCATTATATCCTTTATCAGTTGTGTGCAAACATTTCGCTTTCGACTTGAGGCTTacatcataatttttaatgctTAATCagttttcttgtttgtttCCATCTTCTCATCCATTTCTTTAGAGATAATCATATACTTTACTTAGCACATTGGCTCTCGCTATTCTCTAATCGCTATTTTATAAAAGCACAAGTATTATATTTTCCATTCGCTTTCGGTATTCGCTTGAAATGTATCAAAAATTGGACTATTAACTACAGTTTACTATACTTTAATCCGATTTCTCttctcatatatatatatgtatatatatatctttataattatatatttaaatggtAGTTGCTATAAGTGACTGTCAGTAGTTGCGCTGGGTATCTTCTACCGACTAACAGTTAACGCTTTCATAAACATAATGATATCATTCGTCAGCTCTGGCTCTATCAAATAATCCAAGTATGCGGCTCTGAATCTGGCTGTTGCTTAACTAAATCTTACTCtttcatatacatttatgcataaatctatatatatattcatatatatattatattctttttgtaattttaatgaataaaGTTCTTCAATGTTTTTAGATGCTTCAGTGCGTGTTGGGAGCTGCTGCTTAGTCTGTTAGCGTCTGGGCCACAAGAGCCAGTTGGTCCATGAGAACGCGGAACGCAGGGCGCTCCTCGGGTCCATGTGACCAGCACAACTTCATGACCTGAttagtaaacaaaaaatataattaatccgacaattaaaagaaagtattaattattaactCACATCGTAAATCTCCTTGGCACACGACTTTGGTTTCTCTAGAATAATTCCGCGCTGAACACGCTCTACAACCTCAGTGTTCTTTAGGCGACCGTAGGGCATCTTGCCACAGGTGAAGATCTCCCACATAAGGACACCTGaatcataaaataataattaataaacataaaGTGATAAGAAATTAAGAGAAACTCACCATAAGCCCAGACATCGCTCTTGGAGGAGAAGCGCGTATAGTTGAGGACCTCGGGCGGTGCCCACTTGATGGGGAACTTGGTGCCGCCGGAGCTGGTGTACTGATCGTCGAGGACGTAGCGGGCCAAGCCAAAGTCAGCCACCTTGACCACGTTCTCAGAGCCGACAAGACAGTTGCGGGCAGCCAGATCCCGATGGATGTAATTGTGGCGCTCCAGGTAGGTCATGCCCTTGCTCACCTGTATGCACATGTCCAGCAGCAGACCCATGTTGCCGATGAGGGTCTTCTCGTGCCGGCGCAAGTAGTTCAACAAGGAGCCATGCTTCATGTACTCGGTAACAATGTAAATGGGTCGGTGCTTGGAGCACACGCCATACAGCTGCACAAGATTGGGATGCTGCAGCTTGGTCATCACCTTGGCCTCCTCGATGAAGTCGTCCTCGGACATGGTGCCCTCTTTCATCATCTTGACGGCGGTGTCTATCGATCCGCGCCACTTGCCACGACGCACCACCCCGAACTGCCCCGATCCCAGTTCCTCCATCAGCATCAGCTCCATGGGATGGATCTCCCACTTGTCGTGCGACAGACCAGCCGTTGGTGGCACTGGACGGTCGCAGGGCGAGGACTTCAATCGGCAGGCCAACCCTCCAGAGTTGTGGCGATGGTAGTTGATCAGATCCGGGATAGTTTCGCAGCAGTGCTTCTCGCTCAAATAATACTCGCAGCGGGCATTCTGCTTGATGTGATAGTGCTTAACGTGCGATTGTGGACTGGAGGATAAATATTTcagattaattttaaaacattaacTAGAGTAGCTTTGTAACTTACACTTTGGTATGCAGTGAGAGTGTGTAGAGACCCTTGGTCGATGACTTGCGCACCACAAAGCAGCCTTCCTTGTCGCCCTGCTTGAGCAGGGACTCGGCTCTCTGTCGCGACATATCGCCCACATACCATCTAAAAAAGaaacacaatttttaatttaaatttgaatccttttttatattaaaatatgacTTACTCGTAGCGCTCTAGACCCAGCAGTGCTTTTGGCTTGACATAGTTGCTGGGTATATAGCCCACATTGCCCAAGGCATCTTTGACTTTCCACCAATGCTCTTGAGAATCATCAATAACCTCATACTCGGcgttctttaaaaaattaaatattttaaaattaaaaaaatataaagcatTAAATCATTAAAGCACTACTTACTTTCTCCAAAGATAAATCGCCGCCTTCGATGGCCTTGAATGGATAGAGTGCCACCACTAACTTCACAAAATGTGAATTgtcctttaaaaataaatttaaaaatattaaaatttaataatttttattagattAAAAATAACTTCCACCTTTGATTTGGAATTTGGAGTTCCAGGAGTGGGTATACCGCCAGGCATATTGGCATCCAATAGATTTCCGTTGCCGTTCAATAAAGTCGGTGATTGCTTGAAAGTTGTCAGCGAAGACTGTCGAGGAATCGAAAGTTGAATTAGATGCGAGACTTAATTGATTGCAAGATGTCTTTGGTTTGGTGAGAAAAATGACTAACCTGAGGCTGTAGCGATGTGGGCGTGCAATTGccgccaccacc
This region of Drosophila bipectinata strain 14024-0381.07 chromosome 2L, DbipHiC1v2, whole genome shotgun sequence genomic DNA includes:
- the Btk gene encoding tyrosine-protein kinase Btk isoform X1; this translates as MLGTKQRNSHVNGSIKSSSSIRSSSKSFQAKMDKMSERLYDIVKSGSMVKRAQNKKRFTPVNYKHRWFELTKRTLCYFDVENIERRRERGRIHLKGVRLVEEATVSGEGGDPFAPDGYPFQVGYCEISSSSNLQQLENGGGGGGVEGQQQSGRAVPQYTLYVIANSEKERTEWIRAIRQVCEDSNTPKSYRYHPGLWSGKKWSCCKGISRATFGCRAAAHWREANNNPSNGSSPAQNSTRSISPNSSTTNSQFSLQHNSSGSLGGGVGGGVGGGGSLGLGGGGGGGGNCTPTSLQPQSSLTTFKQSPTLLNGNGNLLDANMPGGIPTPGTPNSKSKDNSHFVKLVVALYPFKAIEGGDLSLEKNAEYEVIDDSQEHWWKVKDALGNVGYIPSNYVKPKALLGLERYEWYVGDMSRQRAESLLKQGDKEGCFVVRKSSTKGLYTLSLHTKVPQSHVKHYHIKQNARCEYYLSEKHCCETIPDLINYHRHNSGGLACRLKSSPCDRPVPPTAGLSHDKWEIHPMELMLMEELGSGQFGVVRRGKWRGSIDTAVKMMKEGTMSEDDFIEEAKVMTKLQHPNLVQLYGVCSKHRPIYIVTEYMKHGSLLNYLRRHEKTLIGNMGLLLDMCIQVSKGMTYLERHNYIHRDLAARNCLVGSENVVKVADFGLARYVLDDQYTSSGGTKFPIKWAPPEVLNYTRFSSKSDVWAYGVLMWEIFTCGKMPYGRLKNTEVVERVQRGIILEKPKSCAKEIYDVMKLCWSHGPEERPAFRVLMDQLALVAQTLTD
- the Btk gene encoding tyrosine-protein kinase Btk isoform X2 gives rise to the protein MIPCVSLAETSVIGNMKERVKEMKVFGCRLNFWNHIGHSLTSSKTKEGNGSSPAQNSTRSISPNSSTTNSQFSLQHNSSGSLGGGVGGGVGGGGSLGLGGGGGGGGNCTPTSLQPQSSLTTFKQSPTLLNGNGNLLDANMPGGIPTPGTPNSKSKDNSHFVKLVVALYPFKAIEGGDLSLEKNAEYEVIDDSQEHWWKVKDALGNVGYIPSNYVKPKALLGLERYEWYVGDMSRQRAESLLKQGDKEGCFVVRKSSTKGLYTLSLHTKVPQSHVKHYHIKQNARCEYYLSEKHCCETIPDLINYHRHNSGGLACRLKSSPCDRPVPPTAGLSHDKWEIHPMELMLMEELGSGQFGVVRRGKWRGSIDTAVKMMKEGTMSEDDFIEEAKVMTKLQHPNLVQLYGVCSKHRPIYIVTEYMKHGSLLNYLRRHEKTLIGNMGLLLDMCIQVSKGMTYLERHNYIHRDLAARNCLVGSENVVKVADFGLARYVLDDQYTSSGGTKFPIKWAPPEVLNYTRFSSKSDVWAYGVLMWEIFTCGKMPYGRLKNTEVVERVQRGIILEKPKSCAKEIYDVMKLCWSHGPEERPAFRVLMDQLALVAQTLTD
- the Btk gene encoding tyrosine-protein kinase Btk isoform X3 yields the protein MMLLSALKLGNGSSPAQNSTRSISPNSSTTNSQFSLQHNSSGSLGGGVGGGVGGGGSLGLGGGGGGGGNCTPTSLQPQSSLTTFKQSPTLLNGNGNLLDANMPGGIPTPGTPNSKSKDNSHFVKLVVALYPFKAIEGGDLSLEKNAEYEVIDDSQEHWWKVKDALGNVGYIPSNYVKPKALLGLERYEWYVGDMSRQRAESLLKQGDKEGCFVVRKSSTKGLYTLSLHTKVPQSHVKHYHIKQNARCEYYLSEKHCCETIPDLINYHRHNSGGLACRLKSSPCDRPVPPTAGLSHDKWEIHPMELMLMEELGSGQFGVVRRGKWRGSIDTAVKMMKEGTMSEDDFIEEAKVMTKLQHPNLVQLYGVCSKHRPIYIVTEYMKHGSLLNYLRRHEKTLIGNMGLLLDMCIQVSKGMTYLERHNYIHRDLAARNCLVGSENVVKVADFGLARYVLDDQYTSSGGTKFPIKWAPPEVLNYTRFSSKSDVWAYGVLMWEIFTCGKMPYGRLKNTEVVERVQRGIILEKPKSCAKEIYDVMKLCWSHGPEERPAFRVLMDQLALVAQTLTD